A single Tenacibaculum sp. Bg11-29 DNA region contains:
- a CDS encoding DUF4249 domain-containing protein: MKKTCYYFLFFIAISCIEPIEIKSTTQNKELLVIEAIITSEFKKHEIKLSRTIPIDSLSYKLEGGALVKIIDEFKNTYNFEEISTGKYRSKTDFSALKNTEYTLEVETSDGEVYSSRAEKITAESKIENITSIPTQSFFDEEGVMISVNSSTIDDNANYYRFEYNETYNILPPLWSKDTIIVTSDTPPFGIKIETKKNINRDKVCYKTKYSDKIFQTETKSLVENNVVNYPLRFLSYSGLILSSRYMHRYTIIVKQYVESFEAYNYYNILNKFSDINNVFSQIQTGNLTGNIQSKKKPDKSVIGYFSVASVSEKRVFFNRNELTSLQPTFDENCKILKTSLASGDKKESPLIRALNNGYIFFAKTDDENPYYLTKRICGDCTAQGTNVKPVFWID; encoded by the coding sequence ATGAAAAAAACATGCTATTATTTTTTATTTTTTATTGCGATAAGCTGTATTGAACCAATTGAAATTAAATCTACAACTCAAAATAAAGAGTTACTTGTAATTGAAGCCATAATTACAAGTGAGTTTAAAAAGCACGAAATTAAATTATCAAGAACTATACCTATTGATTCTTTAAGTTATAAATTAGAGGGAGGAGCATTAGTTAAAATTATTGATGAGTTTAAAAACACATATAATTTTGAAGAAATTAGTACAGGGAAATATAGATCTAAAACTGATTTTAGCGCTTTAAAAAACACCGAATATACTCTAGAAGTTGAAACTAGTGATGGAGAAGTATATTCTTCTAGAGCAGAAAAAATTACAGCAGAGTCTAAAATAGAAAATATAACTTCTATACCCACTCAAAGCTTCTTTGATGAAGAGGGTGTAATGATTAGTGTTAATAGTTCTACTATTGATGATAATGCAAATTATTATCGATTTGAATACAACGAAACCTATAATATTTTGCCTCCTTTATGGTCTAAAGACACAATCATCGTTACTTCTGATACACCTCCGTTTGGAATAAAAATCGAAACTAAAAAAAACATTAATAGAGATAAAGTTTGTTATAAAACTAAATATTCAGATAAAATATTCCAAACTGAAACAAAGTCATTAGTCGAGAATAATGTTGTTAATTATCCTTTAAGATTTTTATCTTATTCTGGCTTAATACTTTCTTCAAGATATATGCACAGATATACAATAATTGTCAAACAATATGTAGAAAGCTTCGAAGCTTATAATTATTATAATATACTAAATAAATTTTCAGATATAAACAATGTTTTCTCTCAAATACAAACAGGGAATTTAACAGGGAATATTCAATCTAAAAAAAAACCAGACAAAAGTGTTATTGGTTACTTTAGTGTTGCATCAGTTTCTGAAAAAAGAGTGTTTTTCAATAGAAATGAACTTACAAGTCTTCAACCTACTTTTGATGAAAATTGTAAAATACTAAAAACAAGTCTTGCTTCTGGAGATAAAAAAGAATCTCCTTTGATTAGAGCGCTTAATAACGGTTATATTTTTTTTGCTAAAACTGATGATGAAAACCCTTATTATTTAACAAAAAGAATATGCGGTGATTGTACCGCGCAAGGAACTAACGTAAAACCAGTATTCTGGATTGATTAA
- a CDS encoding TonB-dependent receptor domain-containing protein: MKIDKMFFAIFFTISFNLLAQNKTDKLSINIDNLNKEQIINLIESKTTYNFFYLKKWLDKKVITKDFKNLNISSILNHVLDNSDLNFFIDKNKIILTKGNLIHKSSYQKKDYKQLQNNNLNFLSKTPIIDNYNFLKIGKDNNNYNNNTYILSGYIKNKKTGKPIEGINVFERKKNKSTTTNKEGFYRLKLTYGKNYIETSFTGFRNDAKSIILYGNGNLNFQAYEESEKLDEIIINANQFSNNIKESIIGITQIKAKDIKTIPQVLGERDILKAATTLPGIKSAGEGAEGINVRGGKVDQNLFLLDGGVIYNPTHFLGLFSAINPFTTNDLKIYKGNIPAEYGGRISSVFDLKTKDASTKKIKGEASIGPVTGNISLELPIIKEKAGLMIGIRSTYSNWLLNALDNKRFKNSSANFYDLITKYNHKINETNSIKLTGYYSKDKYQIASDSINSYGNTIASLNWRHQFNDKNIGNLILSNSSYTFNIDYENNSNKSFNLKYKINEMSMKLKMKYLHSKKHNFTYGVESKLYNISPGTIKPSNENSLVTPLSINKERALENGIFLSDKYQINKKLTINLGLRFSQYLALGASNQRIYRENLPKNESTLTNTLQYDENEIYKTYQGLSYRLSTSYLVTPSFSIKAGINKSFQYIHRLNNNTSASPIDTWRLSNINIKPQEGIQASFGIFKNLITSNYEISLESYYKEYKNILDYKTGANLLLNETIETDVLQGPGKSYGIEFLIKKKMGRLNGWLGYSYSKSLLKLDSEFNEERINNGNYFVTNYDKPHDLNLILNYKLTKRFSLSSNFNYQTGRPVTYPNGKYSYQGIEFLTYSNRNEFRIPDYYRLDIGLNIEGNHKIKKLAHSFWNISIYNVLGRNNPYSVFFRTEGENINAYRSSIFSFPVPTITYNLKF, translated from the coding sequence ATGAAAATAGATAAGATGTTTTTTGCTATATTTTTTACAATTAGTTTTAATTTACTAGCTCAAAATAAAACAGATAAGTTATCTATCAATATAGATAATCTCAATAAAGAACAAATAATTAATTTAATAGAAAGCAAAACTACTTATAATTTTTTTTACTTAAAAAAATGGTTAGATAAAAAAGTTATAACCAAAGACTTTAAAAACTTAAATATTTCTTCTATTTTAAATCACGTTCTAGATAATTCTGATCTAAACTTTTTTATTGATAAAAATAAAATTATACTAACAAAAGGAAATTTAATTCATAAAAGTAGTTATCAAAAAAAAGACTATAAACAGTTACAAAACAACAATCTAAATTTTCTTTCTAAAACACCTATAATAGATAATTATAATTTTTTAAAAATAGGAAAAGATAATAATAATTATAATAATAACACCTATATACTTTCTGGTTATATCAAGAATAAAAAAACAGGAAAACCAATAGAAGGTATTAATGTTTTTGAAAGAAAAAAAAATAAATCTACCACCACGAATAAAGAGGGCTTTTATCGTTTAAAACTTACTTACGGAAAAAACTATATAGAAACTTCTTTTACAGGTTTTAGAAATGATGCGAAGAGTATTATTTTATATGGTAATGGTAATTTAAATTTTCAGGCTTATGAAGAGTCTGAAAAATTAGATGAGATAATAATTAATGCTAATCAGTTTAGTAATAATATTAAGGAATCAATAATAGGTATTACTCAAATAAAAGCTAAGGATATTAAAACTATCCCTCAAGTATTAGGAGAAAGAGATATTTTAAAAGCAGCAACAACATTACCTGGAATTAAATCTGCAGGAGAAGGAGCTGAAGGAATAAATGTTAGAGGTGGAAAAGTCGATCAAAACTTATTTCTTTTAGATGGCGGTGTAATCTATAACCCTACACATTTTTTAGGTTTATTTTCAGCAATAAACCCTTTTACAACTAATGACTTAAAAATTTATAAAGGAAATATACCAGCCGAATATGGCGGTAGGATTTCTTCTGTTTTTGATCTAAAAACTAAAGACGCTAGCACAAAAAAAATAAAAGGAGAAGCCTCTATTGGACCTGTTACTGGTAACATAAGCCTTGAATTACCTATTATTAAAGAAAAAGCAGGGTTAATGATAGGGATTAGAAGTACCTATTCTAATTGGTTATTAAATGCTTTGGACAACAAAAGGTTCAAAAATAGTAGTGCAAATTTTTATGATTTAATAACAAAATATAATCATAAAATAAATGAGACCAATTCAATAAAATTAACAGGTTATTATAGTAAAGATAAATACCAAATAGCTTCAGATTCGATTAACTCTTATGGCAATACTATTGCTTCTTTAAATTGGAGGCATCAATTTAATGATAAAAATATTGGAAATTTAATACTTTCTAATAGTAGCTATACTTTTAATATTGATTATGAAAACAATAGCAATAAATCCTTCAATCTAAAATACAAAATTAATGAAATGAGTATGAAGTTAAAAATGAAATATCTTCATTCAAAAAAACATAATTTCACTTATGGCGTAGAGTCTAAATTATACAATATATCTCCAGGAACAATAAAACCAAGTAATGAAAATTCTTTAGTAACTCCTCTTAGTATAAATAAGGAAAGAGCTTTAGAAAATGGAATATTCTTATCTGATAAATATCAGATAAATAAAAAATTAACTATAAATTTAGGCTTACGTTTTTCTCAATATCTTGCTTTAGGAGCATCTAACCAAAGGATTTATCGAGAAAACTTACCTAAAAATGAATCAACTTTAACGAATACATTGCAGTATGATGAAAATGAGATTTACAAAACGTATCAAGGTCTAAGTTATAGATTATCTACTAGCTACTTAGTTACACCCAGTTTCTCAATTAAAGCGGGAATTAATAAATCTTTTCAATACATACATCGATTAAACAACAATACTAGTGCCTCACCTATAGACACCTGGAGACTATCTAATATTAATATTAAACCTCAAGAAGGAATACAAGCTTCTTTTGGTATATTTAAGAATCTAATTACTTCTAATTATGAAATAAGCTTAGAAAGCTATTATAAAGAGTATAAAAACATTTTAGATTATAAAACTGGAGCTAATTTACTATTGAACGAAACAATTGAAACCGATGTACTTCAAGGTCCTGGTAAATCATATGGTATTGAGTTTTTGATTAAAAAGAAAATGGGACGATTAAATGGATGGTTAGGCTATAGCTATTCTAAGTCTCTTTTAAAATTAGATAGTGAATTTAACGAAGAAAGAATAAATAACGGTAATTATTTTGTAACAAATTATGACAAACCTCATGATCTAAATTTAATTTTAAATTATAAGTTAACTAAAAGGTTTAGCTTATCAAGTAATTTTAATTATCAAACAGGTAGACCTGTTACTTATCCTAATGGAAAATATTCTTATCAAGGAATAGAGTTTTTAACTTATAGTAATAGAAATGAATTTAGAATACCTGATTACTATAGATTAGATATTGGACTTAATATTGAAGGCAACCATAAAATAAAAAAACTAGCCCATAGCTTTTGGAATATTTCTATATATAATGTACTTGGACGAAACAATCCTTATTCTGTGTTTTTCAGAACTGAAGGCGAAAATATTAATGCTTATAGAAGCTCTATTTTCTCTTTTCCTGTCCCTACAATTACGTACAATTTAAAATTTTAA
- a CDS encoding aminoacyl-histidine dipeptidase — translation MNSDIKNLEPKAVWKNFADLNAVPRPSKKEERVIQFMVDFGKKLNLETIVDKVGNVIIRKPASSGMEDRKMIVMQSHLDMVHQKNSDTVFDFDTEGIKMFIDGDWVKAEGTTLGADNGLGVASIMAVLESIEIVHPAIEALFTIDEETGMTGAMGLEGGILKGEILLNLDTEDDDEISMGCAGGVDVTATRTYTEEATPENTTAFTISITGLKGGHSGMDIHKGLGNANKIMNRLLFDGFTNFGLRISEINGGSLRNAIPRESFSNVVIDTVSKEPFLFEIQELITIIKSEFSLIEPNLSIDLKEIEIPKQVMDLGIQEGLIKAMYTALNGVYRMSPSIEGLVETSNNIARVLVKEGAIKIGCLTRSSSDSNKWDLANSLRSAFELAGFDVEFSGSYPGWLPNLGSEILKIVAKLYEDLHHEKPNVAACHAGLECGLLGQNYPEMDMVSFGPNIRGPHSPDERAQISSTQKYWKFLLEILKNIPSKN, via the coding sequence ATGAATTCAGATATTAAAAATTTAGAACCGAAAGCTGTTTGGAAGAATTTTGCTGATTTAAACGCAGTACCTCGTCCTTCAAAAAAAGAAGAAAGAGTCATTCAGTTTATGGTTGATTTTGGAAAAAAACTAAATCTTGAAACCATAGTTGATAAAGTTGGTAACGTTATTATTCGTAAACCAGCCTCTTCAGGAATGGAAGACCGTAAAATGATTGTAATGCAAAGTCATTTAGATATGGTACACCAAAAAAATTCTGATACTGTTTTTGATTTTGATACAGAAGGAATTAAAATGTTTATTGATGGTGACTGGGTAAAAGCAGAAGGAACTACTTTAGGTGCAGATAACGGTTTAGGTGTAGCATCTATAATGGCTGTTTTAGAATCTATCGAAATTGTTCACCCAGCTATTGAAGCATTATTTACCATTGATGAAGAAACTGGGATGACTGGAGCAATGGGATTAGAAGGTGGAATTCTAAAAGGTGAAATCTTACTAAACTTAGATACTGAAGATGATGATGAAATTAGTATGGGTTGTGCTGGTGGTGTAGATGTTACTGCTACAAGAACATATACTGAAGAAGCTACTCCTGAGAATACAACTGCTTTTACAATTTCTATTACAGGTTTAAAAGGAGGACATTCTGGAATGGATATTCACAAAGGCTTAGGAAATGCTAACAAAATAATGAATCGTTTATTATTTGATGGTTTTACAAACTTCGGTTTACGTATTTCTGAAATAAACGGTGGAAGTTTACGAAATGCAATACCACGTGAAAGCTTTTCTAATGTAGTTATTGATACTGTTTCAAAAGAACCTTTCTTATTTGAAATCCAAGAATTAATAACAATTATTAAATCAGAATTTTCATTAATAGAACCTAATTTATCAATTGATTTAAAAGAAATTGAAATACCAAAACAAGTAATGGACTTAGGTATTCAAGAAGGCTTAATAAAAGCAATGTATACTGCTCTAAACGGTGTGTATCGCATGAGTCCAAGTATTGAAGGATTAGTAGAAACCTCTAATAACATTGCTCGTGTTTTAGTAAAAGAAGGAGCTATTAAAATAGGGTGTTTAACTCGTTCTTCTTCTGACTCAAACAAATGGGATTTAGCAAATTCACTACGTTCAGCTTTCGAATTAGCAGGATTTGATGTTGAATTTTCAGGGTCTTATCCAGGCTGGTTACCTAATTTAGGTTCTGAAATATTAAAGATAGTTGCTAAACTATATGAAGATTTACATCATGAAAAGCCAAATGTTGCAGCTTGTCATGCAGGTTTAGAATGCGGACTTTTAGGTCAGAATTACCCTGAGATGGATATGGTTTCTTTTGGACCTAACATTAGAGGCCCACACTCTCCTGATGAACGTGCTCAAATTTCATCTACACAAAAATATTGGAAATTTTTATTAGAAATTTTAAAGAACATCCCTAGTAAAAATTAA
- the recR gene encoding recombination mediator RecR, producing MDFSSKLLERAVDEVSRLPGIGKRTALRLVLHLLKQPNENTKFLTEALTHLRNDVNSCSKCHNISDTVLCEICNNPNRKAEIVCVVEDIRDVMAIENTAQFRGVYHVLGGKISPIEGIGPQNLQIESLVAKVKEGEVKELIFALSSTMEGDTTNFYIYKQIEKCNITTSTIARGISVGDELEYADEVTLGRSIVNRIPFEQSIKGA from the coding sequence ATGGATTTTTCGTCAAAATTACTAGAAAGGGCAGTAGATGAAGTGAGTAGATTACCTGGTATTGGTAAAAGAACTGCGCTTCGTTTGGTATTGCATTTGTTAAAGCAACCGAATGAGAATACAAAATTTTTAACTGAAGCATTAACTCATTTACGAAATGATGTGAATTCGTGCAGCAAATGCCATAATATTTCAGATACTGTTTTGTGTGAAATATGTAACAATCCTAATAGAAAAGCTGAAATAGTTTGTGTTGTTGAAGATATCCGTGATGTAATGGCAATTGAAAATACGGCACAATTTAGGGGCGTATATCATGTGTTAGGAGGAAAGATATCGCCTATTGAAGGTATTGGTCCGCAGAATTTACAAATAGAATCATTAGTGGCGAAAGTTAAAGAAGGTGAAGTGAAAGAATTGATTTTCGCCCTAAGTTCTACAATGGAAGGTGATACAACGAATTTTTATATATATAAACAGATTGAAAAGTGTAATATAACAACGTCTACAATTGCTCGTGGAATTTCTGTTGGTGATGAGTTAGAATATGCTGATGAAGTTACTTTGGGTAGAAGTATTGTTAATAGGATTCCTTTTGAGCAGTCAATTAAAGGAGCTTAA
- a CDS encoding phage integrase SAM-like domain-containing protein, giving the protein MASAKLKLKTSQTLKDCSHPIIIQILKDKKKAITTLNINCHIEEWDIKTNLPKNRRLSLICQKKLLECEELLFEGIDKGWSSKKIASIFAGKDTKEIMFFKYSAEINFENKIGISTKLLDASKLKKFKNFIGGKDISFNELDFQLLSKYKKFLEDEGLKSATRYLSILRQVYNYAIEQDDFVPKKNPFKSSLFSKKITTTTINRNLNLIKTKELFKLNYGTGWGKSYKDMSLDFWKFCFLMRGINFIEMALIKPKDIEGEYFSFTREKLKTKINTKQKIKIYPEAREIIKKYFVKGNDYVFPLLENGYNKDTSINDYKAYKHKLTVINSNLRNIGKKDLNVDFNLTSMSARYTFINLAKLNEVPFLYLQELLGHKTKSTTDIYLDVFPQEKIDNYHRQVIDKVLKELW; this is encoded by the coding sequence ATGGCTTCAGCTAAATTAAAATTAAAAACTTCACAAACTTTAAAAGATTGTTCTCATCCTATAATAATTCAAATACTTAAAGATAAAAAAAAAGCAATAACAACGCTAAATATTAATTGTCATATTGAAGAGTGGGATATAAAAACGAACCTTCCTAAAAATAGAAGGCTTTCATTAATATGTCAAAAAAAACTTTTAGAATGCGAAGAGTTGCTGTTTGAAGGAATTGATAAAGGTTGGTCTTCAAAAAAAATTGCAAGCATATTTGCCGGAAAGGATACTAAAGAAATAATGTTTTTTAAATATTCTGCTGAAATTAATTTTGAAAATAAAATTGGTATTTCTACAAAATTACTAGATGCGTCTAAACTTAAAAAGTTTAAAAATTTTATAGGAGGTAAAGATATTTCGTTTAACGAACTAGATTTTCAATTACTATCTAAATATAAGAAGTTTTTAGAAGATGAAGGTTTAAAAAGTGCTACTAGATATTTATCAATACTTAGGCAAGTATATAACTACGCTATTGAACAAGATGATTTTGTACCTAAGAAAAACCCATTTAAATCGTCACTCTTTAGTAAAAAAATAACTACAACAACTATAAATAGAAACTTAAACTTAATTAAGACAAAAGAACTATTTAAACTTAATTATGGCACTGGTTGGGGAAAGTCTTATAAAGATATGTCGTTAGACTTTTGGAAATTTTGTTTTTTAATGCGAGGAATAAATTTTATTGAAATGGCGCTAATTAAACCAAAAGATATAGAAGGGGAGTATTTTAGTTTTACTAGAGAAAAATTAAAAACAAAAATTAATACTAAACAGAAAATTAAAATTTACCCTGAAGCTAGAGAAATTATAAAAAAATATTTTGTTAAAGGAAACGATTACGTTTTTCCATTATTAGAAAACGGATATAATAAAGATACTAGTATTAATGATTATAAAGCTTATAAACACAAGCTTACAGTAATAAATAGTAATTTACGAAACATAGGAAAAAAAGATTTAAATGTTGATTTTAATTTAACCTCAATGTCAGCTAGGTATACCTTTATAAATTTAGCAAAGTTAAATGAAGTTCCATTTCTTTATTTACAAGAATTATTAGGTCATAAAACTAAATCTACAACCGATATTTATTTAGATGTATTTCCGCAGGAAAAAATAGATAATTATCATAGACAAGTAATAGATAAAGTTCTTAAAGAATTGTGGTAA
- a CDS encoding helix-turn-helix domain-containing protein, giving the protein MTTAIDWVTAKKIAEDTGVSRSFVLKLLETGDIKFSKNGNRKNSGLMISISSFNKYWENNGIIK; this is encoded by the coding sequence ATGACAACAGCGATAGATTGGGTAACAGCCAAAAAAATAGCGGAAGATACAGGAGTTTCAAGAAGTTTTGTTTTGAAGTTATTAGAAACTGGAGATATTAAGTTTTCAAAAAACGGAAATAGAAAAAATTCAGGGTTAATGATTTCAATTAGTTCATTCAATAAATATTGGGAAAATAATGGAATTATCAAATAA
- a CDS encoding transglutaminase-like domain-containing protein, which translates to MSIATLNSALYRNVKTHTKYDRYFTKTPCKATFLGSYTTTGGMQQMVEWAFKYKNFTKEISKKLKGRNLKETVANIYQFTYDHIQYQADGYDQQLRSPSCTWNVRLEGVDCKSYSLFVSTILTNLNIPHSFRKVKQPSSPSRWSHVYVQIPSGNETLIIDPTLRVNTEVKYIQKEDMEVKLDYYGLHGAEGTEKSEEFINDKDRLGGFSKVLQLFKKKGISESTLTLINEKVKQAYSVNNSFDFDFKLTRKGLIIHRELIQLESSGLNSPIGGGLFESIVGDIEFTKEIGNVLTYGLNSWGASQTPASYPGSDGFKAYLAEIQKLQGGISASNIGQKLTRLDQYFNFLIYQHYYWMNNIGRAYSSRLAMNNAIVTLRKMRGEIVDKTYNLFKNRGVNFIVKTTSTNEMMLWKASLTKFGRGNYEHRQFKATNLSPTAIDLTPKDVHTVDTVNDTTPTIPTTTTTTTSLDNTQSGSNTTTGTPKKNVNQAGIGGGTLAVLALALGGGFLLMNNNKESNTNK; encoded by the coding sequence ATGAGTATAGCAACATTAAATTCAGCATTGTATCGTAACGTGAAAACACATACAAAGTATGACCGTTATTTCACTAAAACACCTTGTAAAGCTACTTTCTTAGGTAGCTATACAACAACAGGTGGAATGCAACAAATGGTAGAATGGGCTTTTAAGTATAAAAATTTCACCAAAGAAATTTCTAAAAAATTAAAAGGGCGGAATTTAAAAGAAACGGTTGCAAACATATATCAATTTACCTACGATCATATACAGTACCAAGCTGATGGGTACGATCAACAACTAAGAAGTCCTTCCTGTACATGGAATGTACGTTTAGAAGGCGTTGACTGTAAAAGTTACAGTCTTTTTGTAAGTACCATACTTACGAATTTAAATATACCACACTCATTTAGAAAAGTAAAACAACCTTCTTCACCTTCAAGATGGTCACACGTGTACGTGCAAATTCCTTCAGGGAATGAAACATTAATTATTGACCCAACACTACGGGTAAATACAGAAGTAAAATACATACAAAAAGAAGATATGGAAGTTAAATTAGATTATTACGGTTTGCATGGAGCAGAAGGAACCGAAAAATCCGAAGAATTTATAAATGATAAAGATCGTTTAGGTGGGTTTTCAAAAGTTTTGCAGCTTTTTAAGAAAAAAGGAATCTCGGAAAGCACTTTAACGCTTATAAATGAAAAAGTAAAACAAGCATATTCAGTAAATAATAGCTTTGATTTTGATTTTAAATTAACAAGAAAAGGGTTGATTATTCATAGGGAGTTAATTCAATTAGAATCATCAGGATTAAATTCACCAATCGGAGGAGGTTTATTTGAATCAATTGTAGGAGATATTGAATTTACAAAAGAAATTGGTAATGTTTTAACCTACGGACTAAACTCCTGGGGAGCTTCTCAAACTCCAGCATCATATCCTGGTTCAGATGGATTCAAAGCCTATTTAGCAGAAATTCAAAAATTACAAGGAGGTATTAGCGCTTCAAATATTGGGCAAAAATTAACACGATTAGATCAATATTTCAATTTTTTAATTTATCAGCATTATTACTGGATGAATAATATTGGGCGTGCATATTCATCACGTTTAGCCATGAACAATGCAATTGTTACGCTTCGTAAAATGCGAGGAGAGATCGTTGATAAAACATATAATTTATTTAAAAATAGAGGCGTAAATTTTATTGTAAAAACAACATCAACAAACGAAATGATGCTATGGAAAGCATCTCTTACTAAGTTTGGACGAGGCAATTATGAACACCGACAATTTAAAGCCACAAACTTATCTCCAACGGCAATTGACCTTACCCCAAAAGATGTACACACTGTGGATACAGTAAACGATACTACGCCAACCATTCCAACAACAACGACCACAACTACTTCGCTAGATAACACGCAATCAGGTTCAAATACTACAACAGGAACCCCAAAAAAGAATGTAAATCAAGCAGGAATTGGAGGCGGAACACTTGCTGTTTTAGCATTAGCACTTGGTGGAGGATTCCTTTTAATGAATAATAATAAAGAAAGTAACACAAATAAATAA